The stretch of DNA TGCGGCGGAGGCTTACGACGCCTTTGACCTCTTCGTTCTGCCCTCGTTGTGGGAAGGGCTTCCCCTGACGGTGTTGGAAGCGTGGGATGCTGGAACGGTCGTAACGGCGACGGATGTCTTGGGAACGCGGGAATTGATCGAAAATGGCGTTACGGGCTTTTTGGCGCATAATTCCGCCGAGGGAATTTGCAGCGCGATGCAACGGGCTATGCAGTCGCAGCAAGAATTCCCGCGCCTGCGGGAGAACGCCAAGCGTACGCTGCGGGAACAATACGGCGCCGAGCGTATGGCGCAGAGGACGATCGAAGTTTATCGCCTCGCCGCCGGAAAACACGCCTAGAAATGAGCATTCGGCTTGCCCCTCCTGCCGGTTCGAGATATCCTATTTTCTGCCCTTTCAAGCAATTTATGGTGGCTGTAGTTCAGGGGTAGAACACCGGATTGTGGCTCCGGATGCCGTGGGTTCAAATCCCATCAGCCACCCCATTCCCTCCTTTATTCCCATAGAAATATTATCGTAAGGATCGTAGGATGAGTCGCGCCGTTCGACCCATCGAACGGTTATAACCGGCGGCAAAGAGATTATCCAGTGGATAAAAACGCAGTCTTAGTCATCATCGAACGTTTTCGGATGCTTCTGGAAGCCAAGGGAATAAAACTGTCCAAGATCATTCTTTATGGCTCCTATGCCAAGGGAGACTATACGCCCGCCAGCGATATCGACGTAGTCGTCATCTCGGACGATTTCGCCGATAAGAGTTATTGGGAACGAATTGAGATTTTATCGGACGCCATCTATGAGATATTCGAACCGATCGAAGCCGTAGCCATGACCACGGAAGAATGGCAAAAGGGAGAGTCGTTCATTTGCGACTACGCCAAAG from Candidatus Omnitrophota bacterium encodes:
- a CDS encoding nucleotidyltransferase domain-containing protein, translated to MDKNAVLVIIERFRMLLEAKGIKLSKIILYGSYAKGDYTPASDIDVVVISDDFADKSYWERIEILSDAIYEIFEPIEAVAMTTEEWQKGESFICDYAKDGEILYAA